The Hornefia porci genome contains the following window.
TCATCATCGCGGCGGTCATTTCCATGATCTCCGGCAATGCAGAGAGCACACTGGTGATCTTCGCAGTACTGATCATCAACGCGGTACTCGGCACCGTGCAGAACAAGAAAGCCGAAAAGTCTCTGGACTCCCTGAAGTCTCTGGCTTCTCCGAGTGCCAAGGTCATCCGCGGCGGCGTGACACAGGAAATCGATTCCACACAGGTTGTACCGGGCGACATCGTAGTTCTGGAGGCAGGCGATATGGTGGTTGCGGACGGACGCGTCATCGACAGCTTTTCACTTCAGGTAAATGAAAGCTCCCTGACAGGAGAATCCACCAATGTAGACAAAAGCTCCGGTGTGATCGACGGGCAGGTTCCTCTCGGTGACCGCGTCAACATGGTATATTCCGGCTCTCTGGTCACCTACGGCCGCGCTGTAATCGCCGTAACCGCTACCGGAATGGACACGGAAATCGGCCGGATCGCTTCCATGATGAATGCCACCAAAGAGAAGAAAACACCTCTTCAGCGAAGCCTTGATCAGTTCAGCAGCCGTCTGGCCGTCGTCATCATGGTTATCTGCGCCATCGTGTTCCTTCTGGGTCTCTTCCGCGGCGGACTCTCTATTCTTGATTCCCTGCTGTTCGCTGTGGCACTGGCCGTCGCCGCAATCCCGGAGGCCCTCAGTTCCATCGTCACAATCGTTCAGGCGATGGGAACACAAAAAATGGTTCGGGAGCACGCCATCATCAAAGAACTCAAGGCTGTTGAAAGTCTGGGAAGCGTCTCAGTAATCTGCTCCGACAAAACAGGCACACTGACGCAGAACAAAATGACCGTTCAGGACGTCTACATTGATGAGCACGTTATTCCCTCCTCCAGGCTGACGCTGGACGATCCGATTCACCGGATGCTCCTGTACAACGCCATTCTGACCAATGATTCTTCCCTGCGCGACGGGCAGACAATCGGCGACCCAACCGAATTTTGTCTGCTGGAAATGGCTGAAAATATAAATGTTCCTCATCAGGACATCCGCGCGCAGATGAGCCGTCTGGAGGAAATCCCCTTCGATTCTGACCGTAAACTGATGACCACCCGGTATGAAATTGACGGAGAGGAGCTTCTGCTCACCAAAGGCGCTCCGGACGTCCTGCTGAACCGCTCCGGAAGGCTGCTGACATCAGACGGAATCCGCTCCATCACCGACGCAGACAGAGAACGGATCGTACAGGCCAACATGCAGTTCTCGCAGGACGGACTGCGAGTTCTGGCCTTTGCCTACAAAGACGCTCCTGCCGACCGCGAGATCGGACTGGAGGATGAACACGACTATACATTCATCGGACTGATTTCCATGATGGATCCTCCCCGGGAGGAATCCATGGAAGCCGTTGCAGAGGCAAAACGCGCCGGAATCCGCCCGGTCATGATTACCGGGGACCACAAAATCACCGCTACTGCCATCGCGAAGAAAATCGGGATCTTTGAGGAGGGCGATCTCGCCGTAACCGGCCTGGAGCTGGATGCGATGTCCGAGGATGAACTGAATGAGAAGGTAGAGAAAATTTCTGTCTACGCCCGCGTATCCCCGGAAAACAAAATCAGGATCGTTGATGCGTGGCAGAACAAAGGACACATCACCGCAATGACCGGCGACGGAGTCAACGATGCGCCCGCGCTTAAGAAGGCCGATATCGGCGTCGCCATGGGAATCACCGGAACAGAAGTTTCCAAAGACGCCGCCGCCATGATTCTGACAGACGATAATTTTGCGACAATCATCAAAGCTGTTGCCAATGGCAGGAATGTATTCCGCAATATCAAAAATTCCATCGAATTTCTGCTTTCCGGAAACATGGCCGGAATCTTTGCGGTTCTTTACGCTTCCCTGGCCGCTCTCCCGGTTCCCTTTGCCGCAGTGCATCTGCTGTTCATCAATCTGCTGACAGATTCACTTCCGGCTCTGGCAATCGGCATGGAAAATCCCGAAAAAGATCTGCTGAATGAGAAGCCGCGTGACCCGAACCAGGGAATTATGACAAAAGACTTTCTGCACAGGATCTTCTTCCAGGGTGCTCTGATCGCCATCGTAACGATGACTGCCTTCCATCTGGGAATGCAGGTCAGCCACATGACCGGCATGACAATGGCCTTCTCCACACTGACGATAGCGCGTCTGTTCCACGGCTTCAACTGCCGCAGCAGACACTCGATTTTCCGGCTCGGGCTGACCAGCAACAAATATACCATCGGTGCGTTCTTCCTGGGGCTGCTCCTTCTGAACCTGGTTCTGTTCGTGCCGTTCCTGCGTCCGCTGTTCATGATCGCGGATCTCACCGCATGTCAGTACGGCATGATTTACGCCCTTGCCTTCCTTCCTACCGCAGTCATCCAGGCTGTCAAGGTAGTTCAGGAACACCGGAAACAATAAGTTCCAAAACCCGGTCAGCCTGTGTTCTCATTCAAACGGAAAGCGATACGGAAGGCTAAACCGGTCGCGAAGCTCCCTGAATTCCTTCTGAAGCGATTTCCCTACCGGAACGCCCCTGTTTTTCCGGTATTCGCGGATCAGATGCGCCTTCTCACCCGGAGTGAAGATGCGAACTGCTCCCGGAGCTTTGGCGGAGGAGCGCAGTGCTCGCAGGATATCTCCGGTTTTCTTCCGGAAGACGTCCTCACCGCTGAAAAACTCCGGATTAATAACCAGGAAAAAGTGCCCGAGATGATAGGGCCGCCCGGATCCGTCCGGATTCTTGCCGGTCAGTTCCTTCATGAACAGTCCGTCCGCCAGCGCCGTGCTGAGAATTTCCACAACGGCGGCATAGCCATATCCTTTGTAGCCCGCCAGTTCCTCGCCGATTCCTCCCAGCGGAGCAAGAGACGCCTCTCCCTCCGTCAGCGCCTTCAGGATCGCTTCACTGTCGGTCATGGCGCGTCCGTCCCTTCCGATCACCATACCTGCCGGAGTGTCCCGTCCGTTCCTTGCGAAAAATTCAATCTTTCCTCTTTGGGTAATAGAGGTCGCACAATCCAGAATAAACGGAAACCCTTCGTCGGTGGGAAGCGAGAAAGTCAGCGGATTGGTTCCCATCATATTGTCCACGCCAAAGGTAGGCGCGATAGACGGGCGGGCGTTGGTTCCGGAAATCCCGATCATCCCCCGATCAGTCGCCATGGTCGTCCAGTATCCGGCAATTCCGTAATGTGAAGAATTGCGTATCGCTCCCATCGCCAGTCCATACCGCGAAGCTTTTTCCAGCAGCATCTCCATAACCCTGCGGGACGCCACCATTCCCATTCCGTCATGTGCGTCCGCCACCACCGTCGTCGGCGTATCCTTCAGAATCTCAAGCTCGGTGACCGGCCGAAGAATTCCGGCGTCGATCCGGTCGATGTAAATCGGCTTGAACCGATTGCATCCGTGGCTTTCAACTCCTCTGCGGTCGCTCTCAAGCAGAACGTCCGTACAAATTTCAGCATCCTCTCCTGGTACGCCCACTGCCCGGAAAACATCCGTCATGAAACCGCCGGCTGTCTCCCATGGGACAAAGGGACGCGTCTCATTATCAATCACTCCGTTTTCATCAAACTGAATTGCCATAACTCTTTCATACTCCTGTTCTTCATTAATTCTGTTTTCCACGGACTTCAGCGGAACCTGTCCTTCAGCAGCGCCTTCAGTTCCGCCCTCCTTTTCTCAGGAAAACGAATTTCCGTTCCATCGTCCATAACCGCCTCGTCCCTCTGAATCCGCTTCACATGATGAATATTGATCAGATAGCTGCGATGAATCAGAACGAAGTCCTCGCTCGTCTTCTCCTTCATCTGTGTAATCGTTTCCCGAATCGTCATCTCACCGGATTCCAGCATAATGCTGCACTGCTTGCGCGACGCCTGAATATACAGAATCCGGGATTCAGGCATGACATGCAGCACACCCTCCTCGTCCGTTACCATGACACGCCGGTCCCGTTTTTCCACCTGATAGGCGATATACTGTTTTAAGGTTACCCCGAGGGAGCGGACGAAGTTTTCATTCCCGGAGACCATGACCTCGCCGATCGGACTCGTCGTACTGATATGACGGATTCTGAGTTCGCCGTCAATCAGCTGGTAGACAAACACGCATCGCTGCTCTCCCGCAAGCGCTCCGGGCGAGTCCTCATCGCTGATAACCAGATACCGGCCGATCACCGTACAGGTCTTTCCTTCATTCTGTGTCACAAGGAATTCCTGATTGGCCAGATGGCACGGATACATATCTGCAACCACACGTTCCAGATCATCCCGGAAAGCCTTCAGGCCAATATCAAACTGCCCCTTCTGCGCACCGATCCACGTCATATCGGGCGTGCACAAAGAAAAGACCGTTTCTGTATTCTTCTGATGAAAATCCCGCAGAACCCGTTCGGTCAGTTCGACCGCCTTCAATGTCAATTCCTTTTTCATGCTGTATGCCTGCAATTCCTCCGTTAAAAGCTTTGTGATCTGTAATAAATTTTAATCCATATTCCACGTATTTTCAACCGGTTCCGCGTGAAAAACGCCCGAACGCCTTCCACGCCGAAGCCTTTCGCATTATTCTTTGTGACAGAGCCTTCCCCGTCAGGCGCTGAGGCATCTCACGCCTGCAAAGTTCCTTCAAGCTCCCTGCGCCGCAGCAGGTACAGATATGCGACCGAGAGCACAATCTGCAGAATAGTCGAGCACGGAGTGGCCAGACCAATATGGAAGAGAGAAACCGGCCTGACCTGTGCCATCAGGAACGATACCGGCACACGGACACAAAACGCGCCGATCAGTCCCTGCGCCATAACAAATTTTGTCCTCGCCATCCCGTTGAAATACCCCACGAAGGAAAAGAGGAAGCATGTCAGAAGGCAATCGACGGCATAAGCCTTCAGGTAATCCGCCGCGGCCGAAATCACATCTCCGTCTCCGGAAAACATGCCGGCCAGCACATCCCCGTGGAAGAAAGTAAAGTAAAACATCAGAATTGCCATCGGCACCGAGATCCGAATGGCGTACCGCAGTGCCAGAA
Protein-coding sequences here:
- a CDS encoding cation-translocating P-type ATPase, coding for MKEYYQQTVSEVLERVGQTQAGWSSAQASELLEKHGLNALREGKRKTVLQMFAEQFRDLMVIILIIAAVISMISGNAESTLVIFAVLIINAVLGTVQNKKAEKSLDSLKSLASPSAKVIRGGVTQEIDSTQVVPGDIVVLEAGDMVVADGRVIDSFSLQVNESSLTGESTNVDKSSGVIDGQVPLGDRVNMVYSGSLVTYGRAVIAVTATGMDTEIGRIASMMNATKEKKTPLQRSLDQFSSRLAVVIMVICAIVFLLGLFRGGLSILDSLLFAVALAVAAIPEALSSIVTIVQAMGTQKMVREHAIIKELKAVESLGSVSVICSDKTGTLTQNKMTVQDVYIDEHVIPSSRLTLDDPIHRMLLYNAILTNDSSLRDGQTIGDPTEFCLLEMAENINVPHQDIRAQMSRLEEIPFDSDRKLMTTRYEIDGEELLLTKGAPDVLLNRSGRLLTSDGIRSITDADRERIVQANMQFSQDGLRVLAFAYKDAPADREIGLEDEHDYTFIGLISMMDPPREESMEAVAEAKRAGIRPVMITGDHKITATAIAKKIGIFEEGDLAVTGLELDAMSEDELNEKVEKISVYARVSPENKIRIVDAWQNKGHITAMTGDGVNDAPALKKADIGVAMGITGTEVSKDAAAMILTDDNFATIIKAVANGRNVFRNIKNSIEFLLSGNMAGIFAVLYASLAALPVPFAAVHLLFINLLTDSLPALAIGMENPEKDLLNEKPRDPNQGIMTKDFLHRIFFQGALIAIVTMTAFHLGMQVSHMTGMTMAFSTLTIARLFHGFNCRSRHSIFRLGLTSNKYTIGAFFLGLLLLNLVLFVPFLRPLFMIADLTACQYGMIYALAFLPTAVIQAVKVVQEHRKQ
- a CDS encoding Ldh family oxidoreductase; the encoded protein is MAIQFDENGVIDNETRPFVPWETAGGFMTDVFRAVGVPGEDAEICTDVLLESDRRGVESHGCNRFKPIYIDRIDAGILRPVTELEILKDTPTTVVADAHDGMGMVASRRVMEMLLEKASRYGLAMGAIRNSSHYGIAGYWTTMATDRGMIGISGTNARPSIAPTFGVDNMMGTNPLTFSLPTDEGFPFILDCATSITQRGKIEFFARNGRDTPAGMVIGRDGRAMTDSEAILKALTEGEASLAPLGGIGEELAGYKGYGYAAVVEILSTALADGLFMKELTGKNPDGSGRPYHLGHFFLVINPEFFSGEDVFRKKTGDILRALRSSAKAPGAVRIFTPGEKAHLIREYRKNRGVPVGKSLQKEFRELRDRFSLPYRFPFE
- a CDS encoding LytTR family DNA-binding domain-containing protein, coding for MKKELTLKAVELTERVLRDFHQKNTETVFSLCTPDMTWIGAQKGQFDIGLKAFRDDLERVVADMYPCHLANQEFLVTQNEGKTCTVIGRYLVISDEDSPGALAGEQRCVFVYQLIDGELRIRHISTTSPIGEVMVSGNENFVRSLGVTLKQYIAYQVEKRDRRVMVTDEEGVLHVMPESRILYIQASRKQCSIMLESGEMTIRETITQMKEKTSEDFVLIHRSYLINIHHVKRIQRDEAVMDDGTEIRFPEKRRAELKALLKDRFR